ATGGCAGCTTTGATGATTATGATCTCACGGTTGAACCGCTGAATAGTCCCTTGCAGCGGTTTGGTATCGGGCCGGTGCCATTTCGTAATGGCGACGTTGAGGACATCCCCAGCGCAGAAGGCAATAAACTGCCATTGACGCACGAGTTGCTAGATGGGGGCTTGGTCATCCTCGCCAACAGTGAGATCATGAAAGCGACCCTATCATCTCCGCACCACGATCACAGCGTCACGCTTGATATCAATGACTTCCCTTACCTCACCATTTGGAGTCCTGAACATAAAAAGACACCATTCATTGCCGTTGAGCCATTTGACGGTCTGCCTGACCAAGCCGGCGAACCATCCGACTGGTACACCAAGCTTGGTAACACCACCTTGTCAGCAGGTGCCAATAAGCATCTGGCGTTGAAGATTGCTTTGCATTAAGCGGGTGCCTTCTCTGAAACTGAGTCTCAGCCTCATTCAGAAAATAATTAGGCTAAAATTTCCATGCCGTGCCAAACTCCGCAATCTCCGGCCAGCTGGGGCTGGAACGTGGTGGGCACGACTTTGAGCCTCAGCAAAACCGGCTGAGGCTCAAAGCTCGGCCTTGTACTACGCTGGGAAGACCGCCCAGCTAGTACAATTTCACCACTGAGCCCCATCTGGCCTACGATTGCTCCGCCTTGGCACTAAATTTCAAGGCTCCTAACAAATTATCTATATTAACGAAAAAAAGTGAACCCATTTTCAAAATTAAAGTGGATTCACTTTTATTTTGCAGTCGAAAATTATTTCCAAACTTTTTTCTTTGTGGGATTTCGATTTTTCTACCGACCCACATTCTCCGAAAATCAGCCAAATAACTCGAACACGCACATCATTGCGGTAAAATAAAAGCATATTGGCGAAAGGGATGATTCCAGATGCACATTGCACTTATTGACGATCAAGCAGCGACCCGCGAGGCAACCGTTAAATTGATTCAACAACTGGCTCAGCCGTCGCAGCCGTTGCAAGTGGCGGCTTATGCAAGTGCGGAACAGTTCCTTTTCGCCGAACAGACGCCGGATCTTCTTCTGCTGGACATCAAGCTCGGATCGGGGATGGACGGCATGACGCTTGCTAAAAAAATCCGCCAACACGATCCCGACACCGCCATCGCTTTTGTCAGTAACTACGACGAATTCGTTTTTGACGGCTATGATGTCAACGCCATTGACTACATCATCAAACCGCTCACCAAAGAGAAGCTGCAGCATCTGATCAACAAAACTGCGGCTCGGACACAGCCTAAGTTGTTGCCATTGCAAACGTCCACCGGCCTCACTCGTGTGCCGCTTTACGACATTAGCGCCATCGAAGTGACCGACCATCGGCTGCAGGTCCATACCCAGAAAACAACGTACACCGTGAGTGGTCAATTAAAAGACTTATTGCCGCGCTTAGATGACAACTTCATTCAAATCTACCGGTCCATCGTCATCAACCTTAACTTTTTATCCCAGCTCGATCACCACACCGTTGTAATGGCGGACGGGACGACTTATCCCGTTTCCCGACAACAGGCACCGGTGGTTAAGCAAGCCTTTTTCAAACATTTCCGGGGGCTGACAGATGACAGTGAATGATTGGATTGGCCTCATCGCGTTTTTGTTACTGACAGTGGGCTGTTGCTGGCAGTTATGGTGGATCTTTCGCCGCCAGCAAAATTGGCCCGTCCGCTGGTTGAATCTCGCCATCGTCGCGGTTGCACTTGGCAGCTGGTGGCTTTGGCCGCAACCGATCGTGCGCATCTTACTTTTCGTCGGCACGGTTCTGGCAGGCAGCTTGGAATTTGTCTTGATTCGCCAGTTTCTCAGCGATCAGGACGCGGTGTTTGCGCGCAGCCTGGATAAAATGATGGCTCAGTACTCGCAGGAAGTGCAGGAGCTGTACGCGAACATGCGCGGCTGGCGGCACGATTATCATGACCACCTGCAGGCTTTAAAAGCTTACCTAGACAACCAAGACACGACCGGCGCGCGCCAATATTTGGATGAACTGGAAGATAAACTGGACGCCGTTGATCCGCTCGTCCACTCCGGCAATGCCATGCTCGACGCCATCGTTAACGCGAAACTCACATTAGCCGAACGCCTACAGATTCCGGTTAACGAAAAAGCGATCGTAGGGAACACGCCGCTTATCAAAGATGTGGACTTGGTGGTCATTTTAGTCAACTTGCTGGACAACGCCATTGAAGCCATCAGTGAACAACCGGCTGATGAAAAGCGACAGCTGCGACTTTATATCGGCATTGTGAAGCAACAATTTTACATCTCTGTCACCAATACCCGTCCGGCTGACCAGGTGATTGACTATCAATATGCCTCCACCAAAAGTGACAAACGCGGCCTTGGGATTCGGCGGGTAAATAAACTCGTCGCTAAGTACGACGGGATGATCAACCGCCAGTATGAGGATGAGGTATTCGTCACTGAAATTGCGATTCCCATTCACGCAGTCAAACCGACCACTCACGCATAATTTGCGTCAGCGGGTCGGTTTTTTGGTAGGTTAAGATCAACGAGGTGAGTGGGATGAAAAAATATAGCTTATGGAACAACCTGTGCTGGTACATCAAGTATCTGCGTAAAGACAAGCCTTCCTTAGCCTGGACAGCAAGCGGTCTGGCCATTGATAAGGCCGCGGCCGCTTTGTTGGGCGTTTTTACGCCGGCACTGTTGGTCGGGGCAATTACCGGGCACGCGACGTTAGGCCAATTTGCTTGGCTGGCAACTTTAACCGGACTGGGACTCGCCCTGACCAGTGAAATCGAGTACCTGTTGCTGACCCATGACAGCGTCGCGAGTTCCGCCTTACGAAC
Above is a window of Lacticaseibacillus casei DSM 20011 = JCM 1134 = ATCC 393 DNA encoding:
- a CDS encoding sensor histidine kinase; amino-acid sequence: MTVNDWIGLIAFLLLTVGCCWQLWWIFRRQQNWPVRWLNLAIVAVALGSWWLWPQPIVRILLFVGTVLAGSLEFVLIRQFLSDQDAVFARSLDKMMAQYSQEVQELYANMRGWRHDYHDHLQALKAYLDNQDTTGARQYLDELEDKLDAVDPLVHSGNAMLDAIVNAKLTLAERLQIPVNEKAIVGNTPLIKDVDLVVILVNLLDNAIEAISEQPADEKRQLRLYIGIVKQQFYISVTNTRPADQVIDYQYASTKSDKRGLGIRRVNKLVAKYDGMINRQYEDEVFVTEIAIPIHAVKPTTHA
- a CDS encoding LytR/AlgR family response regulator transcription factor encodes the protein MHIALIDDQAATREATVKLIQQLAQPSQPLQVAAYASAEQFLFAEQTPDLLLLDIKLGSGMDGMTLAKKIRQHDPDTAIAFVSNYDEFVFDGYDVNAIDYIIKPLTKEKLQHLINKTAARTQPKLLPLQTSTGLTRVPLYDISAIEVTDHRLQVHTQKTTYTVSGQLKDLLPRLDDNFIQIYRSIVINLNFLSQLDHHTVVMADGTTYPVSRQQAPVVKQAFFKHFRGLTDDSE